One window of the Canis aureus isolate CA01 chromosome 1, VMU_Caureus_v.1.0, whole genome shotgun sequence genome contains the following:
- the LOC144310229 gene encoding uncharacterized protein LOC144310229 isoform X2: protein MEHVQPADQRAEGARTPAECKPPGRAGKDPLGTPLSLAVGQEGGREAEQGWCVCSSSFPGTNKCVTSSGSTSSNTTPSANFLCSDSVFNKLPPKFTWLPKKMQPQGDHGQGQAPVEA from the exons ATGGAGCACGTCCAGCCAGCAGATCAGAGGGCAGAAGGGGCAAGGACACCGGCTGAGTGCAAGCCACCAGGGAGAGCTGGAAAAGACCCCCTTGGGACGCCCCTGTCCTTGGCTGTGggccaggaaggaggaagagaagcagagcaggGGTGGTGTGTCTGCTCCTCCAGCTTCCCAG GAACGAATAAGTGTGTGACGTCATCAGGTTCCACTTCCTCGAACACCACACCATCTGCTAACTTCCTGTGTTCAGATTCTGTGTTCAACAAGCTACCTCCGAAGTTCACCTGGCTTCCCAAGAAAATGCAGCCACAGGGAGACCATGGGCAGGGACAG